The following proteins are co-located in the Flammeovirga kamogawensis genome:
- a CDS encoding STN domain-containing protein has protein sequence MIKSVSFILLIVILSNSYLFANNNNDLLSRIITINVKNKRLDTTLQLIGKESGFSFSYNSSILDLTKNVSIKKQNVTVNNLLNELLGSHYEFKQIGNSHVIIREALTLTIKPIEQKKRLSKTEVNHLKSDAEIQGRVIDQKTGKGIEYVVVYDESEKVLSLTDSLGYYSLKTSVERLQKGVFFRGLGYYDTMVQLSPKNDNATTRFDVVLTPNNNNTLPVTTDLAIQQEKVHQLKFIQNFIPEEANIISNNIEYTATRGFQFTLIPFISNNNFLGGSYTNKFSINVFLGYSAGVNNGLEVGGFVNINRNNMKGVQIAGISNIVGKDVHGVQTGGIINYDMGSVDGLQVGGIINVVEDSLVGVQIGGINNNVRENVRGLQIGGIINTTRTDIKGVQIGGIYNYSKKVYGAQIGGILNTTQKTVNGLQLAGISSYTKDLKGWQVSGITNTVSATNKGVQLSGIYNYSKTQKGVQIGLINTAKEVDGGIAIGLFTYYKNGYHAVAYSINEYGFLNGTFYSGTKQLYNYYRIGAQLKENYNFGVGFGSFLFKRLVLEVGLENIFDLKQEDISSQFIKLNMLYVQPILKKLSITIGPSFNVNYSATPNEFTPPPSFYHQKLNDNSTYWISGSIGIRYNW, from the coding sequence ATGATTAAATCAGTTTCCTTTATTTTATTAATCGTTATTCTATCAAATTCATATTTATTTGCCAATAATAATAACGATTTATTAAGTCGGATTATAACCATTAATGTAAAAAACAAGAGACTTGATACCACTTTACAACTTATTGGTAAAGAAAGTGGTTTTTCGTTTTCTTATAATTCTTCTATACTGGATTTAACTAAAAATGTAAGTATCAAGAAGCAAAATGTTACAGTAAATAATTTATTAAATGAGCTATTAGGTAGTCACTATGAGTTTAAGCAAATAGGGAATTCTCATGTAATTATTAGAGAAGCATTAACGCTTACAATTAAACCAATAGAACAGAAAAAAAGACTTTCTAAAACGGAAGTTAACCACTTAAAAAGTGATGCTGAAATACAAGGTCGGGTTATAGATCAAAAAACAGGTAAAGGCATTGAATATGTTGTTGTTTATGATGAAAGTGAAAAAGTATTATCACTTACTGATAGTTTAGGATATTATTCATTAAAAACCTCTGTAGAGAGACTGCAAAAAGGGGTCTTTTTTAGAGGATTGGGCTACTATGATACAATGGTTCAACTATCGCCAAAAAATGATAATGCAACTACTCGGTTTGATGTGGTACTTACACCAAACAATAATAATACGTTACCTGTTACAACTGATTTAGCAATTCAACAGGAAAAAGTGCATCAGCTTAAATTTATACAAAACTTTATTCCTGAAGAAGCCAATATCATTTCTAATAATATTGAATATACTGCTACTAGAGGATTCCAATTTACGCTCATCCCATTTATTAGTAATAATAATTTCTTAGGAGGTAGTTATACCAATAAATTTTCTATAAATGTATTTTTAGGATATTCTGCAGGGGTTAATAATGGACTAGAAGTTGGTGGTTTCGTTAATATTAATAGAAACAATATGAAAGGTGTCCAAATTGCTGGTATAAGTAATATTGTTGGAAAAGATGTGCACGGAGTTCAAACTGGAGGGATTATCAATTATGATATGGGAAGTGTAGATGGACTTCAAGTTGGTGGTATTATTAACGTTGTTGAAGACTCTTTAGTAGGCGTTCAAATTGGAGGTATTAATAATAACGTTAGAGAGAATGTGAGAGGATTACAAATTGGCGGAATTATAAATACCACTAGAACAGATATAAAAGGAGTACAAATTGGTGGAATATATAATTACAGTAAGAAGGTATATGGAGCTCAAATTGGTGGAATACTCAATACCACTCAAAAAACGGTAAATGGGCTACAACTAGCAGGAATAAGTAGTTATACAAAAGATTTAAAAGGATGGCAAGTTTCAGGAATTACAAATACTGTGAGTGCCACTAATAAAGGAGTACAATTATCTGGTATTTATAACTATTCAAAAACCCAAAAAGGTGTTCAAATAGGGCTAATAAATACAGCAAAAGAAGTGGATGGCGGTATTGCAATTGGCTTGTTTACTTATTATAAAAATGGATATCATGCTGTTGCTTACTCTATAAACGAATATGGTTTTTTAAATGGAACGTTTTACTCTGGTACAAAGCAGCTCTATAACTATTATAGAATTGGTGCTCAGTTAAAAGAAAATTACAATTTTGGTGTTGGCTTTGGTTCTTTTCTGTTTAAAAGATTAGTACTCGAAGTTGGTCTAGAAAATATATTTGATCTTAAGCAAGAAGATATTAGTAGTCAGTTTATAAAATTAAATATGCTGTATGTACAACCAATTTTAAAAAAATTATCTATAACAATTGGACCGTCGTTTAATGTAAATTATTCGGCAACACCTAATGAGTTTACTCCTCCCCCCTCTTTTTATCATCAAAAATTGAACGATAACAGTACGTACTGGATCTCTGGAAGTATAGGAATTCGTTATAATTGGTGA
- a CDS encoding head GIN domain-containing protein → MIIKLQIKTLLLFALSMLFFGCSEEAKGPIEGQEITTDSFEGVELKVAGNVEIVYGEQQSVRVEAQQNVLDNLTTNVRNNVMEIDLSKSMSNYTLNVYITTPLLNVANVSGSGTIKFENPKSENLSIALSGSGSIEGKNLETVSRVINIATSGSGKIVLSEIQTSSITTMLSGSGSIELSGSTVSIIDQKSGSGNLEGFNLTTENANITISGSGNTSITCTTKLDVGIAGSGSVFYKGTPEVNAAISGSGRVESAN, encoded by the coding sequence ATGATTATTAAACTACAAATTAAAACACTTCTATTATTTGCACTAAGTATGTTATTCTTTGGTTGTAGCGAAGAAGCAAAAGGACCGATTGAAGGACAAGAAATTACAACAGATTCATTTGAAGGTGTAGAATTAAAAGTAGCTGGTAATGTTGAAATAGTCTATGGAGAACAACAATCTGTTCGAGTAGAAGCACAACAAAATGTGCTTGATAACTTAACTACAAATGTTAGAAATAATGTAATGGAAATTGATTTATCAAAAAGTATGAGTAACTATACTCTTAATGTATACATTACAACCCCTCTTTTAAATGTAGCAAATGTATCTGGGTCTGGGACTATTAAATTTGAAAATCCAAAATCAGAAAACTTATCAATTGCTTTGTCTGGAAGTGGAAGTATTGAAGGGAAAAATTTAGAAACTGTATCACGAGTAATTAATATTGCTACAAGTGGTTCTGGTAAAATTGTGTTATCAGAAATACAAACAAGTTCAATTACAACAATGCTATCGGGATCAGGAAGTATTGAATTATCAGGGTCTACAGTTAGTATAATCGATCAAAAATCTGGGTCGGGTAATCTTGAAGGATTTAATTTAACAACTGAAAATGCTAATATTACTATATCAGGATCTGGAAATACATCGATTACTTGTACTACAAAACTTGATGTTGGCATTGCTGGAAGTGGAAGTGTTTTTTATAAAGGAACTCCAGAAGTTAATGCAGCGATCTCTGGCTCTGGTAGAGTAGAATCTGCTAATTAA
- a CDS encoding NAD-dependent epimerase/dehydratase family protein — protein MIALTGATGHVGYVLHKFLLKENMPHKVLVRKQTNRLQEVDQIVGDLGNTTALQDLVRSATTVIHSAGIVYPRYGKNDDVLKVNYHQSKLLFEEAKKAGVKHFIFISSIHSMEVPSRTKVFDETAKLVVDENKSYDFSKAEMERYLSDQKDIKITILNPTSIIGGGDLYFNGFNQLFKLLHSYRLPMLTSGGFDIIDVKDIAKCCIIAARKEIEGKFILGNTYYSIPAIAKLYGTTANKMVSPIKLSTFGMVILAKATDIVDNFLKNPLPTNSYAMDTLLESENPISHQKAVDKLGYLPTPIQESLQDVYKWIENGEFEI, from the coding sequence ATGATTGCACTAACAGGCGCTACCGGACACGTTGGTTATGTTCTCCATAAGTTTTTATTAAAAGAGAATATGCCACATAAAGTGTTAGTACGTAAACAAACGAATAGATTACAGGAGGTAGATCAAATAGTAGGAGATTTAGGAAACACAACGGCATTACAAGATTTGGTTCGATCTGCAACAACGGTTATTCATAGTGCAGGTATTGTTTACCCTAGATATGGAAAGAATGATGATGTTTTAAAAGTGAATTACCATCAATCAAAATTATTATTTGAAGAAGCAAAGAAAGCAGGAGTAAAGCATTTTATTTTTATTAGTTCTATTCATAGTATGGAGGTACCTTCTCGTACTAAAGTATTTGATGAGACAGCAAAATTAGTAGTTGATGAAAACAAAAGTTATGACTTTTCTAAAGCTGAAATGGAACGCTATCTATCTGATCAAAAAGATATTAAAATTACCATCCTAAATCCTACTTCTATTATTGGTGGTGGAGATCTGTACTTCAACGGTTTCAATCAACTTTTTAAACTATTACATTCTTATCGACTTCCAATGTTAACTTCTGGAGGATTTGATATTATTGACGTAAAAGATATCGCAAAATGTTGTATCATTGCAGCCCGTAAAGAGATAGAAGGGAAGTTTATACTAGGCAATACATATTATTCCATTCCAGCAATAGCCAAATTATACGGTACAACTGCAAATAAAATGGTGTCACCCATAAAGTTATCAACATTTGGGATGGTAATTTTAGCTAAAGCGACTGATATTGTGGATAACTTTCTGAAAAATCCACTTCCAACAAATAGTTATGCGATGGATACTCTTTTAGAGTCCGAAAATCCTATTTCTCATCAAAAAGCTGTTGATAAACTAGGGTACTTACCAACACCAATTCAAGAAAGTTTACAAGATGTTTACAAGTGGATTGAAAATGGAGAATTTGAGATATAA
- a CDS encoding helix-turn-helix domain-containing protein, with the protein MILDEEKIVNVDHTLDISFPEQLADFLKIDYDGNRMYGSSEYGEVDYSFYTQFEGLKIVIHDCIVKKELGVRHLPRKDSDFIYVMMLREGDITHIYESDENIQLFGPGRKRGIIISNLKRPIINYGMDEMNSQWVTFLIKKSLLFSLLEDQYSDLKALFDNDDPWVFFEPFNYSIITALDKMFSIPSNAVSRKSIIYGQTMSILGDIFELFAHRKVEDVKMLSLLDTERMFEVKTFITKDLSHAPSLEEICKEFGISRSKLIRDFKAEFGKPVYQFFNHIRMDEARNMLVNKNMSVTEVSQELGFKGLSKFSDAFKKHYGMSPKVMIVASKKVD; encoded by the coding sequence ATGATACTAGACGAAGAAAAAATTGTTAATGTAGACCATACATTAGATATATCTTTCCCAGAACAATTAGCAGATTTTTTAAAAATAGATTACGATGGTAATAGAATGTATGGAAGTTCCGAATATGGTGAGGTAGACTATTCATTTTATACTCAATTTGAAGGGCTTAAAATAGTTATTCATGATTGTATAGTTAAGAAGGAGCTTGGTGTAAGACATTTGCCTAGAAAGGATAGTGATTTTATTTATGTCATGATGCTCAGAGAAGGTGATATTACACATATTTATGAATCTGATGAGAACATACAGTTATTTGGACCTGGTAGAAAAAGAGGTATAATTATCTCTAATCTTAAGAGGCCAATAATTAATTATGGTATGGACGAAATGAACTCCCAGTGGGTAACATTTCTAATAAAAAAATCTTTGTTATTTAGCTTGTTAGAAGATCAGTATTCTGATTTAAAAGCCCTTTTTGATAATGACGATCCTTGGGTATTCTTTGAACCATTTAACTATTCAATAATAACAGCTTTAGATAAAATGTTTTCTATACCTTCAAATGCTGTTTCTAGAAAGTCTATAATTTATGGACAAACAATGTCTATTTTGGGCGATATTTTTGAGCTTTTTGCTCATAGAAAAGTAGAAGACGTTAAAATGTTAAGCCTTTTAGATACAGAAAGAATGTTTGAGGTGAAAACGTTTATTACAAAGGATTTATCTCATGCACCAAGTTTAGAAGAAATATGCAAAGAATTCGGTATTAGTCGTTCAAAATTAATTAGAGATTTTAAGGCAGAATTTGGAAAACCTGTTTATCAGTTTTTTAATCATATTCGAATGGATGAAGCAAGAAATATGCTTGTAAATAAGAATATGTCTGTAACAGAGGTGTCTCAAGAATTGGGTTTTAAAGGGCTTTCAAAATTCTCTGATGCTTTTAAAAAACACTACGGCATGTCTCCAAAAGTAATGATTGTAGCAAGTAAGAAAGTAGATTAA
- a CDS encoding AbiH family protein, with protein MNRIILIGNGFDLAHGLKTGYKDFLKSIFNEEKILEEIKKDFNAYQKKQKKYPHFSIDNTSFFTKKNENFKSFTDKVFAYFKQSKIRYQPLIIFHNKFLELILSKNSENWVDIEATYYSELKKCFGSDNKQQSKIEKLNIEFKEIEDLLSKYLLDLLRTFSFKKNNVINNILHNSEVKLNNFSSKILDLLVDVQYEIDFSESEGYQKTFIDKRGIRKKIIKEGFKSTEEGDLLILNFNYTDIIKSYFSDGKINLINIHGTLTDNNNPIIFGYGDEMDPKFKEIEHEGSEDFLKNVKSINYLNTSNYQKFETFIERDLYQVIILGHSCGLSDRILLNKIFEHDNCISIKPYYYKNEDKETDNYFSIVSNIYRCFNDKQLMRSKVVNKENTEAFSVKKTSNEE; from the coding sequence ATGAATAGAATAATACTAATAGGCAATGGCTTTGACTTAGCACATGGGTTAAAAACTGGATATAAAGACTTTTTAAAATCTATTTTTAACGAAGAAAAGATACTTGAAGAGATAAAAAAAGATTTTAATGCATATCAAAAAAAACAAAAAAAGTACCCACATTTTAGTATCGATAATACATCTTTTTTTACTAAAAAAAATGAAAATTTTAAATCATTTACAGACAAGGTTTTTGCTTATTTTAAGCAGAGTAAAATTAGATATCAACCTTTAATTATCTTTCATAATAAATTCTTAGAATTAATTCTTTCTAAAAATTCTGAGAATTGGGTAGATATAGAGGCTACTTATTATTCTGAATTAAAAAAATGTTTTGGTTCTGATAATAAGCAGCAAAGTAAAATAGAAAAGTTAAATATAGAGTTTAAGGAAATTGAGGATCTTCTATCAAAATACTTATTAGATTTACTTCGTACTTTCTCTTTTAAAAAGAACAATGTAATAAATAATATACTACATAATTCAGAAGTTAAATTGAATAACTTTTCATCAAAAATTTTAGACTTATTAGTAGATGTACAATATGAAATTGATTTTAGTGAATCAGAAGGTTATCAAAAAACCTTTATTGATAAAAGAGGTATTAGAAAAAAAATAATAAAAGAAGGGTTTAAATCTACTGAGGAAGGAGATTTATTAATATTGAACTTTAACTATACAGATATTATAAAATCATATTTTTCTGATGGAAAGATTAATCTTATAAATATTCATGGAACATTGACAGATAACAACAATCCTATAATTTTTGGATATGGAGATGAAATGGATCCAAAATTTAAAGAGATAGAGCATGAAGGAAGTGAAGATTTCTTGAAGAATGTTAAATCTATAAACTACTTAAATACTTCTAATTACCAAAAATTCGAAACATTTATAGAACGAGATTTATATCAAGTTATAATTTTGGGACATTCATGTGGTCTTTCAGATCGAATTTTATTAAATAAAATTTTCGAACATGATAACTGTATTTCAATTAAGCCATATTACTATAAAAATGAAGATAAAGAAACAGATAATTATTTTAGTATAGTTAGTAATATATATAGGTGTTTTAATGATAAGCAACTGATGAGGTCTAAAGTTGTTAATAAGGAAAATACTGAAGCATTTAGTGTAAAAAAAACTAGTAATGAAGAATAA
- the pnuC gene encoding nicotinamide riboside transporter PnuC, translated as MSWIEIIAVVFSVMYTVLAIKENIWCWAAAVVSVSLYMYLCIDAKLYAETGLQVFYFCMNIFGFWQWKYGKNNHELPLSELSFNKHLIAIGLASVLVFMLGYFLSENTDASLPYLDSFTTIFSIMATFMVARKIVSNWAYWVIIDAVSIYLYYTKGFELTAGLFLAYTLLAAWGLFKWRKEYSYAKSI; from the coding sequence ATGAGTTGGATTGAGATAATTGCTGTTGTATTTAGTGTGATGTACACAGTATTAGCAATAAAAGAAAATATTTGGTGTTGGGCAGCTGCTGTAGTATCCGTGTCTTTGTACATGTACTTATGCATTGATGCTAAATTATATGCAGAAACAGGCTTACAAGTATTCTATTTCTGTATGAATATTTTTGGCTTTTGGCAGTGGAAATATGGTAAAAATAATCACGAGTTACCTCTTTCTGAACTATCCTTTAATAAACATCTAATAGCTATTGGTTTGGCTTCAGTTTTAGTGTTTATGTTAGGTTATTTTCTTTCGGAGAATACAGATGCATCTTTGCCTTACTTAGATTCCTTCACTACTATTTTTAGTATAATGGCTACGTTTATGGTGGCCAGAAAAATTGTTTCTAATTGGGCTTATTGGGTTATAATTGATGCCGTATCAATTTACCTCTACTATACAAAAGGTTTTGAACTAACTGCTGGGTTATTCTTAGCATACACGCTACTTGCTGCTTGGGGATTATTTAAATGGAGAAAAGAATACAGCTATGCAAAAAGTATATAA
- a CDS encoding AAA family ATPase → MQKVYKILITGPESTGKSTLCKALAEKYDTQWIKEYAREYIDQVDRKYVYSDLKIIAQKQSDFQEKAILLANTFLFCDTGLEVLKIWSENSFQKCDQWILDNLSNQKFDLVLLTDIDTPWQFDEQREHPKPEQRSYFIDLYKKELTEIYGGYHLIQGNEEERLEAAIKYIETLIIK, encoded by the coding sequence ATGCAAAAAGTATATAAAATATTAATAACAGGACCTGAATCTACAGGAAAAAGTACGCTCTGTAAAGCACTTGCAGAGAAATATGATACACAATGGATTAAAGAATATGCAAGAGAGTATATAGATCAGGTAGATAGAAAATATGTGTATAGCGATTTAAAAATAATTGCTCAAAAACAATCCGATTTTCAAGAAAAAGCAATTTTACTAGCCAATACATTTTTGTTTTGCGACACAGGCTTAGAGGTTTTAAAGATATGGTCTGAAAACAGCTTCCAAAAATGTGATCAATGGATATTAGACAACCTTTCTAATCAAAAGTTTGATTTAGTATTACTTACTGATATTGATACTCCTTGGCAATTTGATGAACAAAGAGAACACCCCAAACCCGAACAAAGAAGCTATTTTATCGATTTATATAAAAAAGAATTGACCGAAATCTATGGAGGATATCATCTTATTCAAGGTAATGAAGAAGAACGATTAGAGGCCGCTATTAAATATATTGAGACCTTAATAATTAAATAA
- a CDS encoding TonB-dependent receptor: MKFIQVQLLTLLIFLSSTAFSQEQKSMFDEDSVTALSEIVISSSFLATQNTPVTYEDLLVSDISFKNVGQEPSFLLSESPSMTVYSDAGGMQGYTYFRLRGIDQSRINITLDGVPLNEPEDQGFYFANFGDFLNSVSSIQIQRGVGTTKNGTASYGGSLQFSSINLYEPKYAKVEAGYGSFNSYRLAAEYNSGVKNDKAIYARISTLGSDNYKYNADNRSTSGFVSAGLFKEKYDLRFTTFVGNQQNGLAWAGVSQEQIDIDPQTNANINERDNFTQSFSQLSHKWSLSDRSTLNTSVFYSYVKGNYDYNPLGYDSDPDSLLNYALESNFAGFFTNYTYEVENLQWTTGVLADFYARDHNGTNNYDPSLFYTNTGYKNEASVFTKAMYSIGKFYLFADLQYRYASFDYDGDVPFDKLEWNFFNPKGGVTYNASASTSLYYSIGRTGREPTRTDMFGANDNLLADSTGAALLGGTEPEYVVDQELGVRFNKGRWNVELNGFYMDFENEYILQGPLGPNGLPITGNVESSFRTGVELDAKYAIHPNWDLRNTTSYNYTQVEDQDVKFHHILTPEWIINQDIVYHQGKFEIGTTLRFQSESYIDNANENTIDGYFLLNARVSYIINKNLQVSVLGNNLTNASYYNYGYVDAWDNNTNKYLVTAPVNFYGNIAVTF, from the coding sequence ATGAAATTTATTCAAGTACAACTACTCACTCTTTTAATATTTTTGTCTTCAACTGCTTTTAGTCAAGAACAAAAAAGTATGTTTGACGAAGATAGTGTTACAGCTTTAAGTGAGATCGTTATTTCATCTTCTTTTTTAGCTACTCAAAATACACCTGTTACTTATGAGGATCTATTAGTGAGTGATATATCGTTTAAGAATGTAGGTCAAGAACCTTCTTTTTTATTAAGTGAAAGTCCATCTATGACTGTTTATTCTGATGCCGGTGGTATGCAAGGGTATACTTATTTTAGGTTACGAGGTATAGACCAATCAAGAATAAATATTACGTTAGATGGAGTACCTTTAAATGAACCAGAAGATCAAGGGTTTTATTTTGCAAACTTTGGAGATTTTCTAAATTCTGTGAGTTCAATTCAGATTCAAAGAGGAGTGGGAACAACAAAAAATGGAACAGCCTCTTATGGTGGTAGTTTACAATTCTCTTCTATAAATTTATATGAACCTAAGTATGCTAAAGTTGAGGCTGGTTATGGTTCTTTTAATTCTTACAGATTAGCTGCTGAATATAATTCAGGAGTTAAAAATGATAAAGCAATATATGCGAGAATTTCTACTTTGGGATCTGATAATTACAAATATAATGCAGATAATAGATCAACATCTGGGTTTGTAAGTGCAGGTTTATTTAAAGAAAAATATGATTTAAGGTTTACTACTTTTGTTGGAAATCAGCAAAATGGTTTAGCGTGGGCAGGAGTAAGTCAAGAGCAAATAGATATTGATCCTCAGACCAATGCAAATATTAATGAAAGGGATAATTTTACACAATCTTTCTCTCAGTTGTCTCACAAATGGAGTTTAAGCGATCGTTCTACGCTAAATACGAGTGTATTTTATAGTTATGTAAAAGGTAATTATGATTACAATCCACTTGGGTATGATTCTGACCCTGACTCTTTACTTAATTATGCTTTAGAATCTAATTTTGCAGGGTTCTTTACAAACTATACTTATGAGGTAGAGAATTTACAATGGACCACGGGTGTTTTAGCAGATTTTTATGCAAGAGACCATAATGGTACTAATAATTATGATCCTTCATTATTCTATACTAATACTGGATATAAAAATGAAGCAAGTGTATTTACTAAAGCGATGTACTCAATAGGTAAATTTTATTTATTTGCTGATTTACAATATAGATATGCATCTTTTGATTACGATGGAGATGTTCCTTTTGATAAGTTAGAATGGAATTTCTTTAATCCTAAAGGAGGGGTAACCTACAACGCATCGGCATCTACTTCTTTATATTATAGTATTGGTAGAACGGGACGTGAACCAACAAGAACAGATATGTTTGGCGCTAATGATAATTTACTAGCAGATTCTACTGGAGCTGCTTTATTAGGCGGTACAGAACCAGAGTATGTTGTTGATCAAGAACTTGGAGTTCGTTTTAATAAAGGACGTTGGAATGTTGAGTTGAATGGTTTCTATATGGATTTTGAGAATGAATATATTCTTCAAGGACCATTAGGACCAAATGGTTTGCCTATTACAGGAAATGTAGAAAGTAGTTTTAGAACAGGTGTAGAGTTGGATGCCAAATATGCGATTCACCCAAATTGGGATTTAAGAAACACCACTTCTTATAATTATACTCAAGTGGAAGACCAAGATGTGAAGTTTCATCATATACTAACGCCAGAGTGGATCATTAACCAAGACATAGTGTATCACCAAGGTAAATTTGAAATTGGAACAACATTGCGTTTTCAAAGTGAATCTTATATCGATAATGCTAATGAGAATACAATTGATGGATACTTTTTGTTAAATGCACGTGTGTCATATATCATTAATAAAAATCTTCAAGTATCTGTTTTGGGTAATAACCTAACTAATGCATCGTATTATAATTATGGATATGTTGATGCTTGGGATAATAATACAAATAAATATTTAGTGACAGCTCCTGTTAATTTCTATGGAAATATTGCAGTGACGTTCTAA